The Papaver somniferum cultivar HN1 chromosome 3, ASM357369v1, whole genome shotgun sequence genome includes a region encoding these proteins:
- the LOC113358910 gene encoding pectinesterase inhibitor 6-like, with product MASPLRLVLVLIFISITFSISKGDESSEDGDEYVRSACSVTRYQDICIRSLESYSNAAKYDSRKWAQAAVAVTLEEAKNVTHHLKKLKQKKSIRKKRQRIDISECIDCFEETVENIQDSLHELRKLNGKTFDVQMGDIQTWMSSALTYEDTCIDGFENRKGKQVKILHNKILRLSYITSNALALVSKLASAGDEINA from the coding sequence ATGGCAAGTCCTTTAAGACTTGTTCTAGTGCTAATCTTCATATCCATTACATTTTCCATATCTAAAGGCGATGAATCATCTGAAGACGGAGACGAGTACGTGAGATCAGCGTGCAGTGTTACTAGATATCAAGATATCTGTATCCGTTCGCTAGAATCTTATTCTAATGCAGCAAAATACGATTCCCGGAAATGGGCTCAAGCAGCTGTGGCTGTAACACTGGAGGAAGCTAAAAACGTGACACATCACTTGAAAAAGTTGAAACAAAAGAAGAGTATCAGAAAGAAAAGACAGAGAATAGATATTTCCGAGTGTATAGATTGTTTTGAAGAGACGGTCGAAAACATTCAGGATTCTCTCCATGAACTCCGTAAACTGAACGGGAAGACGTTCGACGTGCAAATGGGAGACATCCAGACGTGGATGAGTTCTGCATTAACTTATGAAGATACTTGTATTGATGGGTTTGAAAATAGAAAGGGGAAACAAGTTAAGATACTTCATAATAAGATTTTGAGACTCTCATATATCACTAGTAATGCATTAGCTCTTGTTAGTAAGCTTGCATCTGCTGGTGACGAAATAAATGCTTAA